A single Musa acuminata AAA Group cultivar baxijiao chromosome BXJ2-1, Cavendish_Baxijiao_AAA, whole genome shotgun sequence DNA region contains:
- the LOC135598579 gene encoding signal peptide peptidase-like 1, producing the protein MESLWKLAYLLEPASLTLVVTAIFVTFSSASRALDHGREMERNLDFSEASITLDRSQALMIPLASSCSLLLMFYLFSSVSQLITAFTAVASASALYFCLSPYMAYIRSRFGLMDPLVSRCCSKSFTRTQGILLLFCIGTVAAWLVTGHWILNNILGICICIAFVSHVRLPNIKICALLLVCLFLYDIFWVFFSERFFGANVMVSVATQKASNPVHKVATSLSLPGLQLITKKLELPVKLIFPRNLMGGQVITGASGGEYMMLGLGDMAIPGMLVALVLCFDHRKTRDMGIPSEKSSSKENKYLWCSLSGYAIGLISALAAGILTQSPQPALLYLVPSTLGPVIFLSWRRNELRELWDGACPVSSEKAHSMEV; encoded by the exons ATGGAGTCCCTATGGAAGCTTGCTTACTTGCTTGAACCAGCATCCCTCACTCTCGTCGTAACTGCAATCTTTGTGACTTTTTCTTCGGCTTCACGAGCTCTGGATCATGGCAGGGAAATGGAAAGGAACCTGGATTTTTCAGAGGCATCGATCACATTAGACCGGTCCCAGGCACTTATGATCCCCCTTGCTAGTtcttgtagccttcttttgatgtTCTATCTCTTCTCATCAGTATCCCAACTTATAACCGCCTTCACTGCTGTCGCTTCAGCATCTGCTCTCTACTTCTGTCTCTCACCATACATGGCCTACATCAGATCACGGTTTGGTTTAATGGACCCTCTGGTTTCTAGGTGCTGTTCCAAGTCATTCACTCGGACGCAAGGAATTTTGCTGTTGTTTTGCATAGGAACTGTGGCAGCTTGGCTAGTTACTGGGCATTGGATTCTGAACAACATCCTGGGGATTTGCATCTGTATAGCTTTTGTCAGCCATGTGCGACTACCTAATATCAAAATATGCGCATTGCTTCTCGTTTGCTTGTTTCTCTATGATATTTTCTGGGTCTTCTTCTCGGAGAGATTCTTTGGAGCAAATGTTATGGTCTCAGTTGCAACACAGAAGGCATCTAACCCAGTTCACAAGGTGGCAACCAGCTTGAGCCTTCCAGGATTACAGCTAATTACAAAGAAGTTGGAGCTACCTGTCAAGCTCATCTTCCCAAGAAATTTGATGGGCGGTCAGGTAATTACTGGAGCCAGTGGTGGGGAGTACATGATGCTGGGACTAGGAGACATG GCTATTCCTGGCATGCTTGTAGCTTTGGTCCTCTGTTTTGACCATAGGAAGACTAGAGATATGGGTATCCCCTCAGAAAAATCCTCCTCAAAAGAGAACAAATATCTGTGGTGTTCACTCTCTGGATATGCAATTGGCTTGATTAGTGCCTTGGCTGCTGGGATTTTGACTCAATCACCTCAACCGGCTCTTCTTTATCTG GTGCCATCTACCTTAGGACCTGTTATTTTCCTTTCTTGGAgaagaaatgaactaagagagCTGTGGGATGGAGCTTGCCCAGTTTCAAGCGAAAAGGCTCACTCAATGGAGGTCTAA